A region of the Bacteroidales bacterium genome:
GATATGCGGGTGATGCAAAAAACTCGGTAGATAATGTCAACCTTTTGCTAAAGAAATTAAAAGACATAAAAAACAGAAATGCTCGCTTTAAAACCGTCATTGCACTGATTTTTGACAACAAAAGATATTTTTTTGAAGGGATTGTAGAAGGTAAAATTATCGACACGCCTATTGGAACCGAAGGCTTTGGATACGATCCTGTATTTATTCCAAATGGATATAACGAAACATTTGCTCAAATGCCATTAAGCCTTAAAAACACTATTAGTCACAGAGCTAAGGCTATCAATAAACTCATTGAATTTTTCACAACTTACACTATTAAACAATAAATTGCTGAAAAAAGTGTTCTTAAATAGTTAAAAACTATTGTAAATGCGAAGAATAATTTTAGTCTCGATAATAACATTTTGCTGCTTGAACTTATTAGCACAAGATGAATTTAAAATGGGGAATTGGCGTGCTCATTTTCCTTATCATCAAGTTCAATTTTTAGCTTACGATCACCCTGTAATCTGGGGCGCAAGTTTTTCGAGTCTTTTTTCTTATAATCTCGAAGACTATTATATCGAAAGATATAACAAAATAACAGACCTTTCGGATATTGGAATTACTGCGATGAGGATGCATCATAAGAGTAAATCCCTTATTATTGGTTATCAAAATGGAAATATTGACATACTTGTTGACGGAAGAGTTACAAACGTTTCTGCTATTAAGCGTGCAGAGATAATTGGAG
Encoded here:
- a CDS encoding non-canonical purine NTP diphosphatase, with the translated sequence MKLLFVTNNQHKISEISALLPQEVELLSLSEVGIYEDIPETGDTLKANALQKAEYAFSKTNKWCFADDTGLEVEALGGAPGIHSARYAGDAKNSVDNVNLLLKKLKDIKNRNARFKTVIALIFDNKRYFFEGIVEGKIIDTPIGTEGFGYDPVFIPNGYNETFAQMPLSLKNTISHRAKAINKLIEFFTTYTIKQ